AATTCGGCGACACCATCATCCCGGCCGAGGAACCCGACTGGCACGCCGTCCACGAACAGGCCCTGGCGCTGGCCAAGCGGACGCGCGACCTGCGCGTCGCCGTCTGGCTGGTGCGCGCCGGCGCCCGGCTGCAAGGCTTGAGCGCCGCCATCGATGGCCTGGCGCTCATCCGCGGTCTGCTGGAACAACAGTGGGCGCATGTGCATCCTCAACTGGACGCCTCCGACCACGACGACCCGACGATGCGCATGAACGCGCTGCAGCCGCTGACCAGCGTCATGGCTGGCATCGCCGACCTGCGCGCCGCGAGCCTGACCGGCCAGCGCGGCGGTCCCCGCGTGCGCGACGTGGAACTGGCGCTCGGCAATGCCGATCCGATGGGCGAGGAGTCCGTGCCGTCGACCGAAGGCCTGATGGCCGGACTGTCGGCGCAGGCCGCGAACGATCCCGCCTTCGCCGCCCGACTGCACGAGGCGCTGCCGACGGTGCAAGGCATCGTCGCGGCGATCGAGGCGCCGCTCGGCACCGGACAGGGCCCTGATTTCTCGCCGCTGCTGCGTCTGTTCAAGCCGCTCGCCGCGGCCGCCGGACAACTGCAGGGGCAGGGCGGCGATGCCGCCGCCGCTTCGGACGATGCGACCGGCGCGCCGGCCGCGGATTTCGGTGGCGGGGCCGTCGGCGCGGTGTCCGCGCCCGGCGCGATCGCCAGCCGCGACGACGCGGTCCGGGCGCTGCAACGCGTCTGCGACTGGATCGAGCGCCACGAGCCCAGCAATCCCGCGCCGCTGCTGATCCGCCGCGCGCAGCGGCTGATGAGCAAGAGCTTCCTGGAGATCATGCGCGACCTCAATCCCGAGGGCGTGCACGAGATCGAGAAGCTCGCCGGCACGACCAGCGAGTAGGCGCCCGACAGCGACACCGAGACCGACGCCGTTCTTCAACCTTCCGCCTTTCACCCGATCCCCGCTTCAAGGAGCACCCCATGGCCACCAGCAGCCAGAAGTTCATCGCCAGGAATCGCGCCCCGCGCGTGCAGATCGAGTACGACGTCGAGCTCTACGGCGCCGAGAAGAAGGTGCAGCTGCCCTTCGTGATGGGCGTGCTGTCGGACCTGTCGGGCAAGCCCACGGAGCCGCTGCCGCCGGTGTCGGACCGCAAGTTCCTGGACTTCGACGTCGACAACTTCGACGCCCGCATGAAGGCCATGAAGCCGCGCGTCTCGTTCGCCGTGCCCAACACGCTGACCGGCGAAGGCAACCTGATGGTCGACCTGACCTTCGAGTCGATGGACGACTTCTCGCCGGCCGCGGTCGCGCGCAAGGTCGACGGCCTCAAGCAGCTGCTCGAGGCGCGCCAGCAGCTCGCCAACCTGATCACCTACATGGACGGCAAGGCCGGCGCCGAGCAGCTGATCGCCAAGGTCGTCAAGGACGAGGCGTTGCTGAAGTCCCTGGCCACGGCCCAGAAGCCGGCCGACGGCGGCGCGCAGTAAGCGCGGCGCCGACACCTTCCAGAACCCGACGGACCCCACGGAGCACGCACCATGGCCGATGAGACCCTCGCGCAATCAGCGCCTTCACTGCAGGGCATCGAGTACGAAGGCGGCGAGTTCGCCTCGCTGCTGAACAAGGAATTCAAGCCCAAGACCGACGAGGCCAAGTCCGCCGTCGAGCAGGCGGTGCTGACGCTGGCGCAGCAGGCGCTGTCGCAGACCACGCTGATCGGCAGCGACGTCATCGTCTCGATCGAGGCCATGATCGCCGAGATCGACAAGAAGCTGTCGGAGCAGGTCAACGCGATCCTGCATCACGCCGAGTTCCAGCAGCTGGAGTCGGCCTGGCGCGGCCTGCACTACCTCGTCAACAACACCGAGACCGACGAGCAGCTCAAGATCCGCGTGATGAGCATCTCGAAGAACGACCTCGGCAAGACGCTCAAGCGCTACAAGGGCACGGCCTGGGATCAGAGCCCGATCTTCAAGCGCGTCTACGAAGAGGAATTCGGCCAGTTCGGCGGCGAGCCTTTCGGCTCCATCGTCGGCGACTACTACTTCGACCACAGCCCGCCGGACGTCGAGCTGCTGGGCGAGATCGCCAAGGTCGCGGCCGCCGCGCACTCGCCCTTCATCGCCGCGGTGAACCCGTCGCTGATGCAGATGGGCTCGTGGCAGGAGCTCGCGAATCCGCGCGACCTGACCAAGATCTTCAGCACGCCCGAGTATGCCGCCTGGAAGTCGCTGCGCGAGTCCGACGACGCGCGCTACATCGGCCTGGCCATGCCGCGTTTCCTGGCGCGCCTGCCCTACGGCGCGAAGACGAATCCCGTCGAGGAATTCAACTTCGAGGAAGAGACCGGCGGCGGCGAACACGCCAAGTACACGTGGGCCAACTCGGCCTACGCGATGGCGACCAACATCAACCGCTCGTTCAAGACCTACGGCTGGTGCACCCGCATCCGCGGCGTGGAAGCGGGCGGCGCGGTCGAAGGCCTGCCGGCCCACACCTTCCCGACCGACGAAGGCGGCGTGGCCATGAAGTGCCCGACGGAGATCGCGATCAGCGACCGCCGCGAGGCCGAGCTGGCCAAGAACGGCTTCATGCCGCTGGTGCACCGCAAGAACTCGGACTTCGCCGCGTTCATCGGCGCCCAGTCGCTGCAGAAGCCCGCCGAATACGACGACCCCGACGCCACCGCCAACGCCAACCTGGCCGCGCGCCTGCCTTACCTGTTCGCCTGCAACCGCTTCGCGCATTACCTGAAGTGCATCGTGCGCGACAAGGTCGGCTCGTTCAAGGAACGCGGCGACATGGAGAAGTGGCTCAACAAGTGGATCATGAACTACGTCGACGGTGATCCGGCGAACTCGTCGGAGACGACGAAGTCGCAGAAGCCGCTGGCCTCCGCGGAAGTGGTCGTCGAGGAGATCCCGGGCAACCCCGGCTACTACTCGTCGAAATTCTTCCTGCGTCCGCATTACCAGCTCGAAGGCCTGACCGTGTCGCTGCGTCTGGTCTCGACGCTGCCGTCGCAGAAGGGCAAGTAAACGCAAGACCCAGGCGATGACTGCGAGGCGGTCATCGCCGGCACAAGAATTTGAGAATCGCGCGCGACGACGCGCGACGTGTTGAAGGGAGCGCCTCCGAAGGCGCGTTCTGAACTTTCGAGGCACCCCGCCATCCGGACCTTCCAAGGTCCGAAATCCCTGGTCTCCGTCGCGGTCAGCGTCGAGTCGGAGACCGTATTCACAGAGTTCATCTAGGAGAAATCGACCATGACGATCGACGCCAATCTGAAGTTCGCCGGAGTCGAAGGCGAATCCACCCACAAGGACCACAAGGGCGAGATCGACCTGCTGGCCTGGTCGTGGGACGTGCGTCAGGAAAGCACCGCCGCCGCCGGTACCGGTTCGGGCAAGGGCAAGGGCGTTCCTGGCCAGTTCGTGTTCGCGCACTACTACGACAAGGCCTCCCCGGTGCTGGCCAAGGCCTGCGCCTCGGGCAAGCATTTCGACCAGGCCGTGCTGACCTGCCGCAAGGCCGGTGAAGGCCAGCAGGACTTCCTGAAGGTCACCCTGAAGCAAGTCCTCGTGACCGCCGTCTCCCCGTCCGCTTCGGCCGGCGGCGAGATCAGCGAAAGCGTGTCGGTGTCCTACGCCGACATCGAGTTCGAGTACAAGGCTCAGGACGCCAAGGGCGGTCTGGGCGGCGCGGTCAAGTTCGGCTGGAACGTGGCCACGACCGAAACGCGTTGATGCATTGAGGGCGGTGCGCCGGCTTCGCGCTGGCGTATCCGCCGTCGATGATCCCCGCGGCGCGACGGACCCCGGTCTGTCGCGCCGCGCTCGGACAACGAATGACGGTGCGGCGGTGCGCGACACCGTCGAGTGCTGTCGAGTGCCTTGAGGCGCCGACAGGTGCCGTCATCCGTTGTCCATGCCGGAGCGAAAGATGAATCCGTTGACCAGCGGCGCGAGCAGCGCCGACATGTACCTGGACCTGTCGCTCAAGCGCGCGGGCAAGGTCAAGGGCGAGTCCACCTCGGCGGGCCACGCCAACGACGTCGTCGTGCGCGGCTTCAGCTGGGGCGTGGGCGCCGCGGGCGATGCCGTGGCCGGTCAGCAGACCGGTCGCCGCAGCTACCGCCAGCTGACGATCACCAAGGGCCTCGACAGCGCCAGCACCGCGCTGATGAGCGCGGTGGCGACCAACGACGAGGTCAAGAGCG
This genomic stretch from Mitsuaria sp. 7 harbors:
- a CDS encoding type VI secretion system tube protein Hcp translates to MTIDANLKFAGVEGESTHKDHKGEIDLLAWSWDVRQESTAAAGTGSGKGKGVPGQFVFAHYYDKASPVLAKACASGKHFDQAVLTCRKAGEGQQDFLKVTLKQVLVTAVSPSASAGGEISESVSVSYADIEFEYKAQDAKGGLGGAVKFGWNVATTETR
- the tssA gene encoding type VI secretion system protein TssA translates to MACNRFAASDAMADLDLISLLAPLQDDAPCGADLEYDAAFLALEAAGAGKPEQQFGDTIIPAEEPDWHAVHEQALALAKRTRDLRVAVWLVRAGARLQGLSAAIDGLALIRGLLEQQWAHVHPQLDASDHDDPTMRMNALQPLTSVMAGIADLRAASLTGQRGGPRVRDVELALGNADPMGEESVPSTEGLMAGLSAQAANDPAFAARLHEALPTVQGIVAAIEAPLGTGQGPDFSPLLRLFKPLAAAAGQLQGQGGDAAAASDDATGAPAADFGGGAVGAVSAPGAIASRDDAVRALQRVCDWIERHEPSNPAPLLIRRAQRLMSKSFLEIMRDLNPEGVHEIEKLAGTTSE
- the tssC gene encoding type VI secretion system contractile sheath large subunit; protein product: MADETLAQSAPSLQGIEYEGGEFASLLNKEFKPKTDEAKSAVEQAVLTLAQQALSQTTLIGSDVIVSIEAMIAEIDKKLSEQVNAILHHAEFQQLESAWRGLHYLVNNTETDEQLKIRVMSISKNDLGKTLKRYKGTAWDQSPIFKRVYEEEFGQFGGEPFGSIVGDYYFDHSPPDVELLGEIAKVAAAAHSPFIAAVNPSLMQMGSWQELANPRDLTKIFSTPEYAAWKSLRESDDARYIGLAMPRFLARLPYGAKTNPVEEFNFEEETGGGEHAKYTWANSAYAMATNINRSFKTYGWCTRIRGVEAGGAVEGLPAHTFPTDEGGVAMKCPTEIAISDRREAELAKNGFMPLVHRKNSDFAAFIGAQSLQKPAEYDDPDATANANLAARLPYLFACNRFAHYLKCIVRDKVGSFKERGDMEKWLNKWIMNYVDGDPANSSETTKSQKPLASAEVVVEEIPGNPGYYSSKFFLRPHYQLEGLTVSLRLVSTLPSQKGK
- the tssB gene encoding type VI secretion system contractile sheath small subunit, whose amino-acid sequence is MATSSQKFIARNRAPRVQIEYDVELYGAEKKVQLPFVMGVLSDLSGKPTEPLPPVSDRKFLDFDVDNFDARMKAMKPRVSFAVPNTLTGEGNLMVDLTFESMDDFSPAAVARKVDGLKQLLEARQQLANLITYMDGKAGAEQLIAKVVKDEALLKSLATAQKPADGGAQ
- a CDS encoding type VI secretion system tube protein Hcp, whose translation is MNPLTSGASSADMYLDLSLKRAGKVKGESTSAGHANDVVVRGFSWGVGAAGDAVAGQQTGRRSYRQLTITKGLDSASTALMSAVATNDEVKSAKLYLRKAGGAQEDYFCLTLEKARIASYDIECDETGAPVERISMSFQKVNIEYRTQNAKGAMGGTHTFDDDLT